One part of the Glycine max cultivar Williams 82 chromosome 14, Glycine_max_v4.0, whole genome shotgun sequence genome encodes these proteins:
- the LOC100795191 gene encoding uncharacterized protein isoform X1: MGSACCVAAKDPNLPNRTGGESLHRDVVCSPSGSFQWDSRGRFAGEIENPSYHTSHVDSRNVSMELKGSLSSERGNLSDGGSIVENSVTPIFLKSPVDEALVANLMTPTSDLSMSSNFSTVVKNPAESSIPNLSFSIPSVFSTPTADPLPNHNYHHLPSSTPTRWAHRSPAHPLLRQISDSRIMDLKLPDNSISEGRPSFVLSTCSNEMTAGSICGSSDGWSMRTFSELVASSQRERWSFDSECFGSGRHKISGSSSRFSYSPSMELQSCGACSKLLTERSTWSNQKFISNSDLSVVAVLVCGHSYHAECLEAMTSEADRYDPACPICMVGDKHLSKLLSRKGLRAESDIKAKNHKISRNRVVDSYLDGGFDVFDRQKGIDLRGKVSKMEPSSSARSSFGKPFLRRHFSLGSKWSRSLSENDSARKKGFWARYR, encoded by the exons ATGGGATCAGCTTGTTGTGTTGCTGCAAAGGATCCTAATCTTCCTAACAGAACTGGAGGTGAAAGTTTGCATAGAGATGTTGTGTGTTCACCATCGGGGAGCTTTCAATGGGATAGCCGGGGGCGTTTTGCTGGTGAAATTGAGAATCCTTCTTATCACACCTCCCATGTGGACAGTAGAAATGTCAGCATGGAGCTAAAAGGTTCGTTAAGTTCTGAAAGAGGTAATTTATCAGATGGTGGAAGCATTGTTGAGAATTCTGTAACACCTATTTTTCTGAAGTCCCCTGTTGATGAGGCATTGGTTGCAAATCTGATGACCCCCACTTCTG ATCTGTCCATGTCAAGCAATTTTTCTACAGTG GTGAAGAACCCAGCAGAATCTTCAATACCaaatctttctttttcaatacCTTCAGTCTTCTCAACGCCTACAGCAGATCCTTTGCCTAATCACAATTATCACCATCTTCCCAGCTCTACCCCAACAAGATGGGCACATCGATCTCCAGCACACCCTCTGTTGAGACAGATTTCTGATAGTCGAATCATGGATCTGAAATTGCCAGACAACTCAATTTCTGAAGGTAGGCCATCATTTGTACTCTCAACTTGCAGCAATGAAATGACAGCTGGATCCATATGCGGATCATCTGATGGCTGGTCAATGCGCACCTTCTCTGAGCTGGTGGCATCATCACAAAGGGAAAGGTGGTCTTTTGATAGTGAGTGTTTCGGATCTGGTCGTCACAAGATAAGTGGATCCAGTAGCAGGTTCTCGTATTCTCCCTCCATGGAACTACAATCTTGTGGGGCTTGCTCAAAGCTATTGACTGAGAGATCAACATGGAGCAACCAGAAGTTTATTTCCAACAGTGACCTGTCAGTTGTTGCTGTACTGGTCTGTGGCCATTCATATCATGCAGAATGTTTAGAGGCTATGACATCGGAGGCAGATAGGTATGATCCAGCATGTCCAATTTGTATGGTTGGAGATAAGCACTTGTCAAAGTTGTTGTCCAGAAAAGGTCTTCGGGCTGAATCAGACATAAAGGCCAAGAACCACAAGATATCCAGAAACCGTGTAGTTGATAGCTACCTTGATGGTGGTTTTGATGTTTTTGATCGTCAAAAAGGCATTGATTTGAGAGGAAAAGTGTCAAAAATGGAACCTAGCTCCAGTGCAAGGAGCTCATTTGGAAAGCCATTCTTGAGGCGGCACTTTTCACTTGGATCCAAGTGGAGCCGTTCCCTGTCCGAGAATGATTCTGCCAGGAAGAAAGGCTTTTGGGCAAGATATCGTTAA
- the LOC100795191 gene encoding uncharacterized protein isoform X2 — protein sequence MFGAAIMGSACCVAAKDPNLPNRTGGESLHRDVVCSPSGSFQWDSRGRFAGEIENPSYHTSHVDSRNVSMELKGSLSSERGNLSDGGSIVENSVTPIFLKSPVDEALVANLMTPTSDLSMSSNFSTVVKNPAESSIPNLSFSIPSVFSTPTADPLPNHNYHHLPSSTPTRWAHRSPAHPLLRQISDSRIMDLKLPDNSISEGRPSFVLSTCSNEMTAGSICGSSDGWSMRTFSELVASSQRERWSFDSECFGSGRHKISGSSSRFSYSPSMELQSCGACSKLLTERSTWSNQKFISNSDLSVVAVLVCGHSYHAECLEAMTSEADRYDPACPICMVGDKHLSKLLSRKGLRAESDIKAKNHKISRNRVVDSYLDGGFDVFDRQKGIDLRGKVSKMEPSSSARSSFGKPFLRRHFSLGSKWSRSLSENDSARKKGFWARYR from the exons ATGTTTGGTGCAGCTATCATGGGATCAGCTTGTTGTGTTGCTGCAAAGGATCCTAATCTTCCTAACAGAACTGGAGGTGAAAGTTTGCATAGAGATGTTGTGTGTTCACCATCGGGGAGCTTTCAATGGGATAGCCGGGGGCGTTTTGCTGGTGAAATTGAGAATCCTTCTTATCACACCTCCCATGTGGACAGTAGAAATGTCAGCATGGAGCTAAAAGGTTCGTTAAGTTCTGAAAGAGGTAATTTATCAGATGGTGGAAGCATTGTTGAGAATTCTGTAACACCTATTTTTCTGAAGTCCCCTGTTGATGAGGCATTGGTTGCAAATCTGATGACCCCCACTTCTG ATCTGTCCATGTCAAGCAATTTTTCTACAGTG GTGAAGAACCCAGCAGAATCTTCAATACCaaatctttctttttcaatacCTTCAGTCTTCTCAACGCCTACAGCAGATCCTTTGCCTAATCACAATTATCACCATCTTCCCAGCTCTACCCCAACAAGATGGGCACATCGATCTCCAGCACACCCTCTGTTGAGACAGATTTCTGATAGTCGAATCATGGATCTGAAATTGCCAGACAACTCAATTTCTGAAGGTAGGCCATCATTTGTACTCTCAACTTGCAGCAATGAAATGACAGCTGGATCCATATGCGGATCATCTGATGGCTGGTCAATGCGCACCTTCTCTGAGCTGGTGGCATCATCACAAAGGGAAAGGTGGTCTTTTGATAGTGAGTGTTTCGGATCTGGTCGTCACAAGATAAGTGGATCCAGTAGCAGGTTCTCGTATTCTCCCTCCATGGAACTACAATCTTGTGGGGCTTGCTCAAAGCTATTGACTGAGAGATCAACATGGAGCAACCAGAAGTTTATTTCCAACAGTGACCTGTCAGTTGTTGCTGTACTGGTCTGTGGCCATTCATATCATGCAGAATGTTTAGAGGCTATGACATCGGAGGCAGATAGGTATGATCCAGCATGTCCAATTTGTATGGTTGGAGATAAGCACTTGTCAAAGTTGTTGTCCAGAAAAGGTCTTCGGGCTGAATCAGACATAAAGGCCAAGAACCACAAGATATCCAGAAACCGTGTAGTTGATAGCTACCTTGATGGTGGTTTTGATGTTTTTGATCGTCAAAAAGGCATTGATTTGAGAGGAAAAGTGTCAAAAATGGAACCTAGCTCCAGTGCAAGGAGCTCATTTGGAAAGCCATTCTTGAGGCGGCACTTTTCACTTGGATCCAAGTGGAGCCGTTCCCTGTCCGAGAATGATTCTGCCAGGAAGAAAGGCTTTTGGGCAAGATATCGTTAA
- the LOC100101889 gene encoding bZIP transcription factor 11, whose translation MASSSGTSSMSNILLQSSSSEEDLQLLMEQRKKKRKQSNRESARRSRMRKQKHLDDLIAQVDHLKKQKSLTLMKVDITTKHYLEVKAENSILWAQKTELTQSLQSLNDIIDLINTTNGVYHTDCYDINNHNNHNNYYNNNNNFMNPMHMAYLNQPIVATADNMFLW comes from the coding sequence ATGGCCTCATCCAGTGGAACATCGAGCATGTCCAATATTCTTCTTCAGAGCTCTagctctgaggaggatttgcaGCTTCTAAtggaacaaagaaaaaagaagagaaagcaaTCGAATCGCGAATCCGCGAGAAGATCAAGGATGCGAAAGCAGAAGCACTTGGATGATCTCATTGCACAAGTGGACCACCTCAAGAAACAAAAGAGCCTAACCCTCATGAAAGTGGACATCACCACAAAACACTATCTCGAGGTTAAGGCTGAAAATTCCATTCTCTGGGCCCAGAAGACTGAACTCACCCAAAGCCTTCAATCACTCAATGATATCATCGATCTCATCAACACCACCAACGGGGTCTACCACACGGATTGCTATGAtatcaataatcataataatcataacaattattacaataataacaataatttcatGAATCCCATGCACATGGCATATCTTAACCAACCAATTGTGGCCACTGCAGACAACATGTTTCTGTGGTGA